From the Nitrospirota bacterium genome, the window CTGGCGCCGCTCGAGCTGCTCAAGAGCATCGGCAACATCATCTCCTATGTCAGGATCATGGCGATCGGACTGACGTCGGTCCTTCTCGCCTATGTGGCGAACAGGCTTGCCGGCGAGATGGGAGACGTTGTCATCGGGGTCGCGGTTGCAGCACTGTTGCACATTCTCAACATCGTTCTCGGCGTCTTCTCGCCCACCATCCACTCTCTCAGGCTGCACTACGTGGAGTTCTTCAGCAAGTTCGTGGAGAGGGGAGGGAGGAAGTTCGAGCCCCTCGGGAAGTAGGGAATGCCCGACCCGGGCAGTTCTCCGCCCTGCAGGATGCAGCAGAATCTCCTTGCCATTGCTTATCCCTTCCGATACTATTTCTGCTGGATTTGAGCATGACCACCGAAAACAAAAGAGAGAAGCCGGAGAAGCTCCGTCTCGACCGTCTCCTCGTTGACCGCGGCATGGCAGAGAGCCGCGAGAAGGCGCAGGCGCTGATCGGCGCCGGACAGGTCTTGGTGAACGGCCAGAAGCAGGACAAGGCGGGATCGCCCGTGTCTGCTGATGCAGAGGTCCGGATTATCGGCGACTCCCTTCCCTACGTGAGCAGGGGAGGGCTGAAGCTCGAGGCCGCCCTCAGGGAGTTCCCCGTCCGGGTCGAGGGGATGACTGCGCTGGATGTAGGTGCCTCGACGGGCGGCTTTACGGATTGCCTCCTCCAGCACGGTTGCAAGAAGGTTTATGCCGTGGACGTGGGCTACGGCCAGATGGCGTGGAAACTCAGACAGGACCCGCGGGTTGTCGTGATCGAGCGCACCAACATCAGGGCTATGGAACCTTCGCTCATTCCCGTGCCAATCGACATCGTTGTCATTGATGCATCATTCATCTCGCTCGAAAAGGTCGTCCCCTCGGTCATGAGGTTCCTCAACCCCGGAGCAGACCTCATCGCGCTCATCAAGCCCCAGTTCGAAGTCGGAAGGGAGCAAGTGGGGAAAGGCGGGATCGTGCGGGACGATGCTGCAAGGAATGCCGCCGTTGAGCGGATCAGGAACTTCATCGCCAGCCTCGGTTTCGAGGTGAAAGGCGTCACTCCGTCGCCCATCACCGGGCAGGACGGGAATGTGGAGTATTTGATCTACGCTGTACGTCACCCATAGGCCACCCATCCCGTGACGGAATCTTTCAATTCAATCCAACGAATCTGCCGCCCACTCCAACAATACTTTCCGAAGAGGGGGAATGTATTACCCGGACGACTACGGAATGCCTATTCGTAAAATGTATATTCTGAGATAGTTGTTAAAAAAAATACTACTTCTGAATTACTTGACGAATTACATTTCTCTCTGCAAACATGTTGGAAGTCTCCCCTTTTTTCCTTTTCTTGCGCGATTACTTATATATAGGTAGAATTCCGAGCCATTTATCAAAAAAAAATCGGCTTGACAATCTAAAATATTTATGCTACTTTTTGTTCATTGATACTGCCTTTTTCTCCTCGGTAATACTGTCTAAATACTGCCTGGTTTATCCAAAATCCCATCAAACGCTTGAAACAGGTCTTTCGTGTTATGCAGTTAAATGTAGGTTTATTAAGCACTTCAGGCACGATTTGTCCTCCGAAAGGGTAAACCCATCGTAAGGTGGGGGCACAAAGTCTTCGGGTCCT encodes:
- a CDS encoding TlyA family RNA methyltransferase, with translation MTTENKREKPEKLRLDRLLVDRGMAESREKAQALIGAGQVLVNGQKQDKAGSPVSADAEVRIIGDSLPYVSRGGLKLEAALREFPVRVEGMTALDVGASTGGFTDCLLQHGCKKVYAVDVGYGQMAWKLRQDPRVVVIERTNIRAMEPSLIPVPIDIVVIDASFISLEKVVPSVMRFLNPGADLIALIKPQFEVGREQVGKGGIVRDDAARNAAVERIRNFIASLGFEVKGVTPSPITGQDGNVEYLIYAVRHP